The nucleotide window TCCCCAAAAAACTTTGCATAAGACTCTAGCTACTCCTGGAGACCAAGGAATTAGTGTCATAGTCTCTGGTACTGGTAAGAGTACCATATCACTTTCATAAATGCTCGTAAATCCTCTTATACTGCTTCCGTCTAATTTTCCGAAACCCGTCTTTAAGGATTCTAAATCAAACTCGTCAGCAGGTATTGTAATATGATGCAGCCTACCGGGAACATCTGTGAATTGTAGATCTACCCATTTTATGTTATTTTCCTTTAGGAATTTGAGTACATCTTCTGCTGTACTTGGCATGTATGTGGCTATTCATATATAGTTTAAAAAGATTGCTAGATATTATCATAGAAAGTTTTCACATTCTTATGTGGAATTTCACATGAGATTTCTCAAAATCTTTCAATTATCTTATAAACCTTTTAGAAAACTTTATGTAGAGAGCCATTATTCATCACGTAATGGTGATCAGAAAATTTAGCATCTTCAGTATCTTGAGTAACGTAAATTAGATCTATTTGATTCTTTTTACATAGATCGGTATAGATATTAATAAAATATTCCTTTTCTGAGATATTACTGAACCCCTCATCAACTAAAATTAGGTTAGGTTTTGTTAAAATAGCTGTGGCTAATGATACTTTCTCCCTATTTCCTAAACTTAAATTACCTACTTTTTTGTTCTCATTCGGAACTCCGAGTAATTTAGCCACCTCCATTACTTCTTTATCATTTACTTTTCTTCCTCT belongs to Saccharolobus solfataricus and includes:
- a CDS encoding ATP-binding cassette domain-containing protein, whose translation is MIEVYVKKKLQAFLLNVNFSEKGIIAITGKNGSGKSTLLNVIAGILKPDEGYIRLNDIDITNLPINKRNVILVTPDSYIPTLDLKKHLTWGAKLRGRKVNDKEVMEVAKLLGVPNENKKVGNLSLGNREKVSLATAILTKPNLILVDEGFSNISEKEYFINIYTDLCKKNQIDLIYVTQDTEDAKFSDHHYVMNNGSLHKVF